The Chryseolinea soli nucleotide sequence TCCACGTCTTTGCCATGTCCTTTCAAGATGGCCCGCAACTTGGTCTCCATTTCTGTCTGTGCTTTGCTCACAAAGACACCTTGCTCGGCATAGGCGCGGGCGTCGCGCGTGAAGGCATTCATGGCCTGCGAGCGGTCATCCTGGTGCACCCAGTTCCACAAGCCGTGCTCGTCTTGAAACTTCACGTCTGGCATCGGCTCCAGCGACAACAGTTGCGCGTGGGGGAGGGTGACAATAGCTTTTGTGTCGTCGATGGTGATGCTGAACCTTTTATTTAGATCGAAGCCAGCCTTGGCTTCGAACGTTCCAGTGATGTCGATTTTTTTGGTGCTGCCCAGCATCGTATTCGTCCAGGCATAGTGATGTTGGAATTTCTGCGAAAGCGTGGCCACCTCCAGGATGGGAGTTTGTTGTTGCAGCACCACGGTGTTGTTCACGGTGACTTCCGGTGTCACGTGAAAGGCGGCGGCAATGTCGTGGCCAATTTGTTTTGCGCCGGCGTAGCTTTTCTCGGCCAGTCGAGTGGGAATAACCACCACGATAACATAGGCGGTAATAGCCACCGTGATCAGCAACACGATGAGCAATATGATCTTTCGGTTGGAGAACATGCGTGGGGTTTGGGTGGAGGATTATTTTTTGGGTAACACAAATTTCATTCTCACTTTCACCCGGTCGCGCACGGCCTCGTTGGCACGTTTGGTAGGAAACCATTTGGGGCCTTGACGCACCAGGCGCATCACTTCCTCGTCGCATCCAAAGCCGATTCCTTTTACTACGGAGAAGTCCGAAAGCAGTCCGGTTGATTCGACCGTAAATTGAATGGTCACCCGTCCTTCCACTTTATTTTCAATGGCTTGCTGCGGGTAGAGCAGATTTTTTTCAAGGTATTGTTTATAGGCGCGGCGTCCCCCTTCGGGGCTCGCGAGTTCCAGGGCTTCGGCGCGTTCCTCGTCTTTGTCGAAGGCCGGTTGATAACCGGTCACCACCACCTCGCTGAGTTGGGATGCGTCCACATCCAATTGTACGTCTACTTTGGCTTTTTTAGTGTCGACCTCCTGGCTGGTGTAGCCAATGTAGGTGAATGAGAGTTTGTCGTTTTCCTGGAGCGTGATCTGGTAATCACCCGTGGCGTCGGTAACGGTACCGATGCTGGAGCCTTTGATCATTACGTTCACACCGGGCAATCCCTCACCGTCTTCGCCGGTCACGCGCCCGGTCACTACTTTTGGTTTGGTCACTACTTTTGATTCCGTCACAGCCACGCCAGCCATACGGCCCTGCAAGGCTTTGGATAGAGCGATCGTTGAGTCGGCTTGTTGGTTTTTATTGGACGAAACGTATCCATCCAATGTAGAGGGGGCGGCCCGCTCACCTTGCGCTCTCTTTCTTTTGACATCGGATTGCACCAGGGCATCGTCGGCTTGTTCCTTGAGAATGAATTGATCTGCTTTTTCCTCGGGCACTGTGGCAGGCGCACTTTGTGTTGCCGATTCGGTTTTTGCCACTTGTGCCTGCTCCTCAGTTTCAGTGGCCCTGTACTCTGCTCCACTGGCGTCACCGGATGCGGGGGCTTCCAAAACTATCGGTGAGGGTTTCTGGTTTTCGTCGGATAGCGAAAAGGTTAAATTTTCCTGAGATGGCGGAGCTTGCGCCTGTGAAGGTTTCTCCTCGGCCGGCGTAGGAGCCGGTTCTTTTTTTGGAGGAGCCGGTGTTATTTTTTTATCTAGGTCCAGGTCCTGGATCATCGACAAATCTTCCCTTTTGTTCCGTGAGGAGAGTTGAAAAATGATCACGGAGGCCACGGCCACAACGGCAAGCCCCGCGGCAATGCGCGCGCTCCATACCCAAAGCGAAACGACTTTCTTTTCTTCTTTTCTGACGATGCGTTGTTGGAGTGCACGCTGCAGATCAAGCAGATCGGCCTCGAATTCCGGAGGCTCGATTTCACTGGCGCCTTCCAGGGCATCGGCCAAAAAAGGATCGCTCAGCGCCTTTTTTTCGAGCGCGTGCATTTCTGCGGGGCTGAGTTCGCCTTTCAGGTATTTGTCGATATCGTTTTTCAGGTCAGCCATGTTGCTCCATGCAGAGCTTCAGGTTGCGTTTTCCGTTTTGAATATAACTCTTCACTTTGTTTGCATCGTAACCGGTCAGGTCGCCGATGTCTTTATAACACTTTTGCTGAAGATAAAACAACTCCACACACCGTTTCTGTTCAGCGGCCAGCGTGCCGATGCACTTTTCCAGTTGCGAAAGGTTGGCCTCCAGGTCCGGTTCCTCTTCCAGATGCAAAGCGGGGCTGTCTTCCATAAGAAAAGGCGAAATTTCTTCGAAATTCTTGCCTTTTCGGGCCCTGAGCTGCATCAGGCAGTGGTTTCGGGCCGTCACATAGAGCCAGCTCTTAAAATGAGCAACGTCGTGTTCCTTTAAACTGTTTACCAGCTTTTCGAATATCTGCATCACCGCATCGCGGCTTTCCTCCCTGTCTTTCAGGTACTTCAGACACACTCCGTAGGTGAGCGACATGTAGCGGTTATACAATTCCCCCAAAATATCCAGCGCGCCCGACACCTTATAGTGTTGGATCAGCTCGGCGTCGGTCGACGCCTTATATTCTTTGGGAGAAAGCATTTTTGAAAAATAGTAAAAAAATAATTGGATGCTTTATGGAATCGGAAGACCGGCATCATCTCAGTAGCAAACAAAATCATTTTGCTATGAAAAAGTCAATCTGGATGCTCGTCGCGCTGTTCGTGGTCTCGGCCGGCTTTATGGCCCCACCCCAAACCCGCACCATTACTGGTAAGGTCACGGCCGCCACCGGGGGAAGTCCCATCATGGGCGCCACGGTTATATTGAAAGGCTCGGCCAGCGGAACCACGACTAATGTGGAAGGAAAGTATAGTATAGTGGTGCCGGTAAACGGCGGAACGTTGGTGGTTTCGTTTTTGGGCTACAAAGCTAAGGAGGTGAAGATTGGTTCGGAAAATATTCTAGACATTAAACTCGATGAGGATATTACCAAGTTACAGGAGCTCGTCGTGAAGGAAGACGAAAAGGCATTGCCGTCAGTTCATGTAGAGCAGGTGTTGCAAGGCCGGGCGGCGGGAGTACAGATCAGGGGCACGCGTTCGATGCATCGCAATAAGAGTGAAGTAGCGCCCTCGATGGGCTATGTAGCTGCAGACTATGAAGAGCAACAATCCCAATGGAACACCGAAGAATACGACGCCATAAACGAAAATATTTTTCACGACGCGTTAAAGAATCCACTGTCCACTTTTTCGATCGATGTGGATGCCGCTTCCTACAACAACGTGCGTCGCTTCATCAACAATGGCCAGCGCCCTCCGAAAGACGCTGTGCGCATCGAGGAGATGATCAATTATTTCGACTACGACTATGATCAGCCAAAAGGCGACGACCCCTTTGCCGTGATCACCGAAATATCGACCGCACCCTGGAATGCCAAACACAAACTGGTGCACGTCGGATTGCAGGGAAAGAAAATCCCGACCGACAATCTGCCGCCCTCCAACCTCGTGTTCCTCATCGATGTGTCGGGCTCCATGGACGAACCCAACAAGCTTCCGTTGCTGAAAACATCATTCAAAATGTTGGTGGAACAATTACGCGAACAAGATCACGTGGCCATCGTGGTATATGCTGGCGCAGCGGGATTGGTATTGGAACCCACCTCGGGCGCAGATAAGAAAACGATCATCGCAGCCCTCGACAATCTCCAGGCTGGCGGCTCGACGGCTGGCGGTGCCGGCATCCAATTGGCCTATGCCACGGCCAAAAAACATTTCAAGGCCGGCGGCAACAACCGCGTGATCCTGGCTACCGACGGCGACTTCAACATCGGCGAATCCAGCAATGCGTCCATGGAACGTTTGATCGAAGAGAAAAGAAAAGACGGCGTGTTCCTCACCGTGCTGGGCTTTGGCATGGGCAACTACAAAGATTCCAAAATGGAGATCCTGTCCGACAAAGGCAATGGCAACTATGCTTACATCGACAACATCACCGAAGCGCGCAAGGTGCTGGTGAATGAATTTGGCGGCACGTTGTTTGCCATCGCTAAAGATGTGAAGCTTCAACTCGAGTTCAACCCTGCAAAAGTGAAAGCCTACCGTCTTATCGGCTATGAGAACCGCATGCTGAAAAGCGAAGACTTCAACAACGATAAAAAAGATGCCGGCGAATTGGGCTCAGGCCATACGGTCACTGCTCTTTATGAGATCATCCCCGTGGGCGTGGAGAGCGAGTTCTACAAAATAGACGATCTGAAATACCAAACTGCGCAGGTAAACAAGTCGGCCAACACTTCCAAAGAATTGCTGACCATCAAACTTCGCTATAAAAAACCTGACGAAGACGTGAGCAAGCTCATCGTACACCCCCTGGTGGACGACAACACGCCACTGGCAAAGACCACTGACAATTTCCGCTGGTCGGCTTCGGTGGCTTCCTTCGGCATGCTGCTGCGCGAATCGGAATATGTCAATCATTTCACATACGACCAAGTGGTACAAATGGCACAGGGTGCCAGGGGCGAGGATAAGGAAGGGTACCGTATCGAGTTTATCAACATGGTGAAAGCCTTCGGATCAACGGCAAGCTCTGGCCGGCATTAGAAGGCGCCATGTTGATTAAATAACTTACCGTTGCCCTAGCCTATCGTTGCCTGTAACACCCGGGCCTGTCTCAAAAGCGCGAGTTTTTTGGACAGGCTTTTTTTATGACGCTTGTTTTAATTGCCGTCAACGCGGACCTTTGCAGGCATTACTACACCCAATGGTCAACATCAGCGCGGTCATCATCACGTTCAACGAAGAAAAAAGGATCGGCCGTTGCATCGACTCCGTGCGCAAAGTGGCCGACGAAGTGGTGGTCGTCGATTCATTCTCCCAAGACCGCACACGTGAAATATGCCTGGCGAAAGGCGTCACGTTCGTCGAACATCCCTTCACGGGGTTTACGGCACAAAAGAAATTCTCCGTCACGCAAGCTGCCCACCATTATATTTTGGCGCTGGATGCGGATGAATACCTGTCGCCGGAACTGGAACAGTCCATCCTCCAGATAAAATCAAACTGGACAGCCGATGCCTACGACTTCAACCGGCTGAATAGTTATGCCGGCAAATGGATAAAGTCCAGCGGTTGGTATCCCGACCGCAAGATCCGGTTGTGGGACAGGCGCAAGGGCAATTGGGCCGGTGGCAAAGTCCACGAAACGGTGACGATGCAGTCCGGTGCAAAAAAGGCGACGCTAAAAGGAGACCTGTTGCACGAGGCGTATCAAAATGCTTCACAGTTGATCCGCAAAATGCAACTGCAGTATGCCGACCTCTATGCCGAAGAACACGCCTTTCGCAAAACCGTCACGCCCTTCAAGATCTTCTATAAAACCGTGGCAGCATTCTTCAAAAGCTATGTCTTGAACGGCGGTATTTTTGATGGATACGAAGGCCTGCTCATCTCGGGTTCAAATGCCAACGGCGTATTCTATAAATATGCCAAGCTGCTCGAGCGCAACCGCTCACTTAAATTGTCACTCATCATCACCACCAACGAAACCGCGGCACTTCAGAAAATTTTTCAAAGCCTCAAAACCCAAACCGTTTTGCCCGACGAAGTGGTCACTCAGAAATTGACCGGAGAACAGCGCGACGTCGTGAAGGCGTATCAGGAAAGTTTGGCGATCTCGTTTGTGCAATCTGATGATGATAACATGCTGAGCGGGGCCACGGAAGAATACGTTTTATGGATCGAAGGGCCGGCAGATCTTTCCGAAGAAACCATCGCCCTGCACAAACAATACGCCCGGAAAGACAAAGCCCTCGTCGACGGCCGTTCAAAAAAAGGAACGATGATCTCTTTTTGGCGGGACGAAGCAGGCGCCGGAGCTCCGGACACAGCAAAGCCTTGGATCGAACATTTGAAACAGCGTTCTGTTTCCTTTTATGAATTGAAAAAAGGTGTGTGGGGCTACGGCGTCAACCGTACTTCTGCACCGGATATAAACTGAGCAAGCGAGAGCGATGAATTTACTCTACATAACGTTTGGCCCCCGACTCGAGATCCACCACCAGGCAGCGTTCTCTATGCTGAGCTTCCTCACGCAAAAAGAGCACGTCCATTCCATAACCCTCATCACCGACGCGCCCGAATTCTACGGCCATGTCCGCGATCACATCGAATTGATTGCCATCACGCCCGACACTTTGAAGGAATGGCGGGGTCCGCATGATTTTTTCTGGCGCATCAAGATCAAAGCCCTCGAACACCTCGCCCTGAAGTTGGGTGAGAAGCCCATGGTTTATCTTGACACCGATACGTTTTTATTTGGCGACGGTGCCGCCCTGGCCAAGCGCCTGAGCACGGAATCTTTCATGCACGAGAATGAAGGTGCGCTGGCAACGCTCAAAACAAAAACAGAACGACGCATGGCCGCCCAAATCGTGGGCAAGGCATTTGGTGGTGTGACGATCCGCGGCGATCATGCCATGTGGAATGCCGGCGTGGTGGCGGTGCCCGGCACAAATAATTTGAAGGCAATTCAACTGGCGCTTGCCATTTGCGATGATATGTGCGCCGCCGATGTGGAGCGCCGGCTGGTAGAACAATTTGCCCTTGCGGTGGCGCTCGCCGAAAGTTATCCCTTGCATGCCGGTGCCGATTTCATCGGACACTATTGGGGAAACAAGGCGGGATGGAACGAAGTGATCACAAAATTTTTTGTAGAAAGTTATCTACGAAAATCAACCCTCGACAAAGAGCTCGAGGCCCTTCGCACATTCGACTTTTTCAGTGAGCCGCTGCGCACACGACGGAGCAGTGCACATGCCCGCTGGGTTAGGATGCTGGATGGTCTGTACCCACCCAAAGGGGTCGTTTACGTCACGCAACCGGAAGGGGATGTAAACCGGAAAAAAGGGAGATAAACGGAGGGTTTCGGCCACTGGATTGCAGAATCGTATTTTTTAGGACTATCTTTTTACTATTTTTAGGCCCACATGGAACTAGAAGAGGCCCCGAAACAGCATTACTCAGAGGAGGAGAAACAAAACATCTTCAACAATGAGTTTATGCCCCATATACATTCAATGTACAACTTTGGTTACCGGCTCACGCTGGACCAGGACGATTCGAAAGACCTGGTGCAGGACACGTACCTGAAGGCCTATCGATTCATTGAATCTTTTCAGAAAGGAACTAACGCGAAGGCATGGCTGTTTCGAATTTTAAAAAACAGCTTCATTAATGACTACCGGAAGAAGAGTAAGGAGCCTTCGAAGGTAGACTACCAGGAGGTTGAGACGTATTATAACTCCGAAGAGGTTGACCGGCAAATAACGCCCGATCTGCGTGTGGAGGCGCTGAAAGATATGATCGGCGATGAGATATCAAATGCCCTCAACGCGCTCGACGTAGATTTCAGAACTGTGATCATATTATGTGATCTCGAAGGTTTTAAATATGATGAGATGGCCAAGATACTGGACATCCCCATTGGAACCGTTCGAAGCCGGTTACACCGGGCAAGAAACTTACTGAAAGAAAAATTAAGCGAGTACGCGAAACAAATGGGTTATAAAACTACCTGAACCATGAGTAATTCCGATCAGAGTCATATGAAGCAAGACTGTTCGAACAAACGAGAGTGTCTGGAGATGTTACAACTCATCCTGGATGGCGAAGCCACCCACGAACAGAAAGAAGAATTTCTCAAGCATCACCTCGACGAATGCTTGCCCTGCTATAAAAACTATCACCTTGAAATGAAGATCAAGGAGTTGCTCAAATCAAAATGCTGTGGCGGCCAGGCGCCTTCCGACCTGGTGGAGCAAATCAAAAGTAAAATCGGCGCAGCATAATTCCGGATGGCAGGCAAAGCACTCATTTTTTCAGCGCCCTCCGGTTCCGGAAAAACGACAATCGTCAAACATCTTCTTGAAAGCAACCCCACCCTCGGGTTCTCCATCTCCGCGTCCACACGCGACAAACGGGGACGGACCGAATCGCACGGAAAAGATTATTATTTTCTCACGCCCGAAGAATTCAAACACAAGATCGACGCCGATGAATTTATCGAGTGGGAAGAAGTCTACGCCGGCAATTTCTATGGCACCCTCAAGTCCGAGATCGACCGCATCTGGGCCGCGGGCAAAGACGTGATCTTCGACGTGGACGTGAAAGGCGGATTGAATCTCAAAAAATATTTCGGCGACAAAGCGCTCGCCATCTTTGTTAAAGTGCCATCCATCGAAGTGCTCAAGGCCCGCTTGAACGATCGCGGCACCGAAAGCGAAGAAAGCCTCTCACGCCGGCTCTTCAAAGCCAACTTCGAAATGTCGTTTCAGGATCAGTTCGATGTCGTGCTCGTCAACGAGCATCTGAATACATCCCTGGCCGAAGCCCAGCGACTGTACGACAACTTCCGCTAGTTTGCACATCCTGCAAAAGGCACTAATTTTACAGACATCCTTCCCATACAAAATTTTCCCTTAACCGGAAGGTCGAAACGCTATGAGCGCCACCCAGAAGATTGGACTTTTCTTCGGCTCCTTCAACCCTATCCATATGGGTCACCTCATCATTGCTAACCTGATGGCAGAAACCAGCGACCTCAAAAAAGTATGGTTCGTGGTGTCACCCCAAAATCCGCTTAAACCCGCCAAGGGATTGCTCCACGAGTTCGACCGCTATGACATGGTGCGGGCTGCCATTTTCGACAACTATAAATTGGAAGCTTCCGACGTGGAGTTTCACTTGCCAAAACCCAGCTATACCATCCATACGCTGGTACACCTGAAAGAGAAGCATCCAGACAAAGAATTTCGTATCATCCTGGGCGAGGACAACCTGGAGAGCTTCACGCGATGGAAGAATTATCAACAAATCCTGGATTATTACGGTTTATACGTTTATCCGCGACCCCACACGCAACTTTCAGAACTCCGGACGCATCCTAACGTTACCATGATAGATGCCCCGACCCTCGACATTTCGGCAACTTTTATCCGGAACTGCATCAGAAAAAAACAATCTGTGCGTTACCTTGTTCCCGACGCGGTGGAGGAGATGATCAGGGTAAAGGGATTTTATCAAGACTAATCAAATCACGAAACCGGCGCTATGCGTGTTCCAACGTTACCCTATAGGTTCTCCATCCAGAGAACTCTTTTGTTTTTCTCTTTATTTCTATTCTGTATCGCCGACGCCTTTGGTCTCGGGGGCATCCGCGGCCAGGTAAAAGACGACAAAGGCGAGCCTCTGCCGTATGCGACTATTTTTGTAAAGCAAACCGGAAGCGGCACCACCACCAACGTGAAAGGCCTCTACGAGATCACGCTCTCGCCGGGAAAATATGACGTGAGCTTTCAATACCTCAGCCACGAGTCGGTGGTGAAACAAGTTGAGATCGGCGACGACTTCATCGAGGTGAACGTGACCCTGAAAGATCAGGCCACTCTGCTGGAATCCGTCACCGTGAAGGGTGGCGATGAAGACCCAGCCTACACCATCATGCGCAAAGCCATCGCAAAAGCAAAGTATCACACACAGGAGATCGACACGTACTCGGCCCGCGTGTACATCAAAGGCACAGGCGTGCTCAAAGACTATCCCTGGCTGGCCAAACGCGCACTGGCCAAGGAAGGCATTAAGAAGGGCGATGCTTATGTGACCGAGTCGGTAAGCGATATAAAATATACCCGCCCAAAGAAATTCGAAGAAAAAGTCATCTCCATCCGCAGCGACGGCAACAGCAACAACACTTCCCCAAACCAATACATTTTTGGAAGCTTCTACGAACCGGAAATAGCCGAAACGATCAGCCCGTTATCACCAAAAGCCTTTTCATATTATCGCTTCGAGTACATGGGCACGTTCAAGGACCGCGACTATGAAGTGAGCATGATCAAGGTCATCCCCCGCTCCAAGGGCGACAACGTGATCGACGGCACACTGAACATCGTGGAAAACTGGTGGAGCATCCACAGCATGGACATCCACACCGTGAAGCTGGGCATCGACATAAACATCAAAGCGGTTTACGCACCCATCGAAGATAAGGCATGGCTCCCCGTGTCGCACCGCTTCATGGTTTCAGGGAAGATTTTTGGCTTTGAATTTGAATACAACTACCTCGCTACCGTAAGCAACTACAAGATCAAAATGAACCCCGAATTGTATGTGGAGACTGACAAAATGGAGGTGGTCGACGAGAAGGTAGACAAAGAAGAAGCAAAGAAGGTACAGCAAAAAGCCCTGGCCGCGCAGAAAAGCAAAGCCGCTGCAAACCAAGCCGCCAACCAGAAGCTGAGCAAGAGTGCCAAAAAAGCCCAGGCCGCCGAGGAACAATCCAAGCAACTGCAAGAGCGACTCGCCTCCGGCAAAGAGATCACCCGCAAGGAGTTGAACGGCATGCTCAAAGACTACGAAAAAGCCGAAGCCAAACAAGAGAAACAACCCGAAGTCCTGTCCGATGTCACGTTCAAGGTAGATAGCATGGCCTATAAAAAAGACTCCACCTATTGGTCGGAAGTCAGACCGGTGCCCCTGACCGAACAGGAAGTGAAAGGCTATCACAAGATGGACAGCATGGCGGTGGTGGAACGCAAGAAAGCCGAGGGCGACACGCTGAAAGAGTCAAAACACAAAGGCTTCCAACCGTGGGATCTTTTGATCGGCGATAGTTATAAAGTCTCCAAACATTCGAATGTAAAAATTCACTTCCCGATGCCGGGATTCAACACGGTGGAAGGATGGAACCTGGTCTACAAAGTTTCCTATGGCACGGTGCTGCAGGACACCAACAAAACGCGCCTTACCATTACTCCAGCCTTCCGCTATGCCTTTTCACGCAAAGTGGCCTCCGGCAACCTCACGTTTGCCCTGCGAAATAAAAAATACAAGTTC carries:
- the nadD gene encoding nicotinate (nicotinamide) nucleotide adenylyltransferase encodes the protein MSATQKIGLFFGSFNPIHMGHLIIANLMAETSDLKKVWFVVSPQNPLKPAKGLLHEFDRYDMVRAAIFDNYKLEASDVEFHLPKPSYTIHTLVHLKEKHPDKEFRIILGEDNLESFTRWKNYQQILDYYGLYVYPRPHTQLSELRTHPNVTMIDAPTLDISATFIRNCIRKKQSVRYLVPDAVEEMIRVKGFYQD
- a CDS encoding DUF4230 domain-containing protein, translating into MFSNRKIILLIVLLITVAITAYVIVVVIPTRLAEKSYAGAKQIGHDIAAAFHVTPEVTVNNTVVLQQQTPILEVATLSQKFQHHYAWTNTMLGSTKKIDITGTFEAKAGFDLNKRFSITIDDTKAIVTLPHAQLLSLEPMPDVKFQDEHGLWNWVHQDDRSQAMNAFTRDARAYAEQGVFVSKAQTEMETKLRAILKGHGKDVEIHYVERARIEKL
- a CDS encoding sigma-70 family RNA polymerase sigma factor encodes the protein MELEEAPKQHYSEEEKQNIFNNEFMPHIHSMYNFGYRLTLDQDDSKDLVQDTYLKAYRFIESFQKGTNAKAWLFRILKNSFINDYRKKSKEPSKVDYQEVETYYNSEEVDRQITPDLRVEALKDMIGDEISNALNALDVDFRTVIILCDLEGFKYDEMAKILDIPIGTVRSRLHRARNLLKEKLSEYAKQMGYKTT
- a CDS encoding RNA polymerase sigma factor translates to MLSPKEYKASTDAELIQHYKVSGALDILGELYNRYMSLTYGVCLKYLKDREESRDAVMQIFEKLVNSLKEHDVAHFKSWLYVTARNHCLMQLRARKGKNFEEISPFLMEDSPALHLEEEPDLEANLSQLEKCIGTLAAEQKRCVELFYLQQKCYKDIGDLTGYDANKVKSYIQNGKRNLKLCMEQHG
- a CDS encoding vWA domain-containing protein; the protein is MKKSIWMLVALFVVSAGFMAPPQTRTITGKVTAATGGSPIMGATVILKGSASGTTTNVEGKYSIVVPVNGGTLVVSFLGYKAKEVKIGSENILDIKLDEDITKLQELVVKEDEKALPSVHVEQVLQGRAAGVQIRGTRSMHRNKSEVAPSMGYVAADYEEQQSQWNTEEYDAINENIFHDALKNPLSTFSIDVDAASYNNVRRFINNGQRPPKDAVRIEEMINYFDYDYDQPKGDDPFAVITEISTAPWNAKHKLVHVGLQGKKIPTDNLPPSNLVFLIDVSGSMDEPNKLPLLKTSFKMLVEQLREQDHVAIVVYAGAAGLVLEPTSGADKKTIIAALDNLQAGGSTAGGAGIQLAYATAKKHFKAGGNNRVILATDGDFNIGESSNASMERLIEEKRKDGVFLTVLGFGMGNYKDSKMEILSDKGNGNYAYIDNITEARKVLVNEFGGTLFAIAKDVKLQLEFNPAKVKAYRLIGYENRMLKSEDFNNDKKDAGELGSGHTVTALYEIIPVGVESEFYKIDDLKYQTAQVNKSANTSKELLTIKLRYKKPDEDVSKLIVHPLVDDNTPLAKTTDNFRWSASVASFGMLLRESEYVNHFTYDQVVQMAQGARGEDKEGYRIEFINMVKAFGSTASSGRH
- a CDS encoding DUF5686 family protein — encoded protein: MRVPTLPYRFSIQRTLLFFSLFLFCIADAFGLGGIRGQVKDDKGEPLPYATIFVKQTGSGTTTNVKGLYEITLSPGKYDVSFQYLSHESVVKQVEIGDDFIEVNVTLKDQATLLESVTVKGGDEDPAYTIMRKAIAKAKYHTQEIDTYSARVYIKGTGVLKDYPWLAKRALAKEGIKKGDAYVTESVSDIKYTRPKKFEEKVISIRSDGNSNNTSPNQYIFGSFYEPEIAETISPLSPKAFSYYRFEYMGTFKDRDYEVSMIKVIPRSKGDNVIDGTLNIVENWWSIHSMDIHTVKLGIDINIKAVYAPIEDKAWLPVSHRFMVSGKIFGFEFEYNYLATVSNYKIKMNPELYVETDKMEVVDEKVDKEEAKKVQQKALAAQKSKAAANQAANQKLSKSAKKAQAAEEQSKQLQERLASGKEITRKELNGMLKDYEKAEAKQEKQPEVLSDVTFKVDSMAYKKDSTYWSEVRPVPLTEQEVKGYHKMDSMAVVERKKAEGDTLKESKHKGFQPWDLLIGDSYKVSKHSNVKIHFPMPGFNTVEGWNLVYKVSYGTVLQDTNKTRLTITPAFRYAFSRKVASGNLTFALRNKKYKFDVQGGRYIQQYNRDEPILPIVNDFTTLLLEKNLMKIYEREYVDVNYTRHLNEYFTVNTTWSWMNRRELFNNTNYKWVDREKIEGYTANQPVNDELTDTSFPEHQAFIGSVGLVARPWIKYNIRNGHKSEIPNSSPSFMLDYRRAFDNVLGSDVSYDQIELGFKHRFKVGVRGTTDIALRAGSFLNTDKMYFMDYKHFLGNQTPFITNDPVGSFRLLDYYRYSTADKYFAGNLHYQFRKFLVTNIPLVRLAGIRENVFVNYLATPTSKNYTEVGYSIDGILRIFRLEAAAAFQDGKYLDYGIRIGITSNFMVSFSDQ
- the rsrA gene encoding mycothiol system anti-sigma-R factor; translated protein: MSNSDQSHMKQDCSNKRECLEMLQLILDGEATHEQKEEFLKHHLDECLPCYKNYHLEMKIKELLKSKCCGGQAPSDLVEQIKSKIGAA
- a CDS encoding glycosyltransferase family 2 protein; translated protein: MVNISAVIITFNEEKRIGRCIDSVRKVADEVVVVDSFSQDRTREICLAKGVTFVEHPFTGFTAQKKFSVTQAAHHYILALDADEYLSPELEQSILQIKSNWTADAYDFNRLNSYAGKWIKSSGWYPDRKIRLWDRRKGNWAGGKVHETVTMQSGAKKATLKGDLLHEAYQNASQLIRKMQLQYADLYAEEHAFRKTVTPFKIFYKTVAAFFKSYVLNGGIFDGYEGLLISGSNANGVFYKYAKLLERNRSLKLSLIITTNETAALQKIFQSLKTQTVLPDEVVTQKLTGEQRDVVKAYQESLAISFVQSDDDNMLSGATEEYVLWIEGPADLSEETIALHKQYARKDKALVDGRSKKGTMISFWRDEAGAGAPDTAKPWIEHLKQRSVSFYELKKGVWGYGVNRTSAPDIN
- the gmk gene encoding guanylate kinase; this translates as MAGKALIFSAPSGSGKTTIVKHLLESNPTLGFSISASTRDKRGRTESHGKDYYFLTPEEFKHKIDADEFIEWEEVYAGNFYGTLKSEIDRIWAAGKDVIFDVDVKGGLNLKKYFGDKALAIFVKVPSIEVLKARLNDRGTESEESLSRRLFKANFEMSFQDQFDVVLVNEHLNTSLAEAQRLYDNFR
- a CDS encoding energy transducer TonB, with amino-acid sequence MADLKNDIDKYLKGELSPAEMHALEKKALSDPFLADALEGASEIEPPEFEADLLDLQRALQQRIVRKEEKKVVSLWVWSARIAAGLAVVAVASVIIFQLSSRNKREDLSMIQDLDLDKKITPAPPKKEPAPTPAEEKPSQAQAPPSQENLTFSLSDENQKPSPIVLEAPASGDASGAEYRATETEEQAQVAKTESATQSAPATVPEEKADQFILKEQADDALVQSDVKRKRAQGERAAPSTLDGYVSSNKNQQADSTIALSKALQGRMAGVAVTESKVVTKPKVVTGRVTGEDGEGLPGVNVMIKGSSIGTVTDATGDYQITLQENDKLSFTYIGYTSQEVDTKKAKVDVQLDVDASQLSEVVVTGYQPAFDKDEERAEALELASPEGGRRAYKQYLEKNLLYPQQAIENKVEGRVTIQFTVESTGLLSDFSVVKGIGFGCDEEVMRLVRQGPKWFPTKRANEAVRDRVKVRMKFVLPKK